A single genomic interval of Acidovorax sp. 1608163 harbors:
- the ltnD gene encoding L-threonate dehydrogenase, producing the protein MTKPTVGIIGLGAMGAGIAKTLRNNGFTIHVCDVRPGVADAFVADGGTAHATTASLAAASDVVVSVVVNAAQTESVLFGDEGQGGAAAAMRPGSTFVMCSTVDPNWSVALEARLNALGLHYVDAPISGGAAKAASGQMTMMTSAKPEAYAAANAVLDGMAGKVYRLGDKAGAGSKVKIINQLLAGVHIAVAAEAMALGLREGVEASALYEVITNSAGNSWMFENRMAHVLAGDYTPLSAVDIFVKDLGLVLDTARASKFPLPLAATAHQMFMQASTAGFAKEDDSAVIKIFPGITLPNSEGPGKDKA; encoded by the coding sequence ATGACAAAACCCACCGTCGGCATCATCGGCCTGGGCGCCATGGGCGCTGGCATTGCCAAGACCCTGCGCAACAACGGTTTCACCATCCACGTGTGCGACGTGCGCCCCGGCGTAGCCGATGCCTTTGTGGCAGACGGTGGCACAGCCCACGCCACCACCGCGTCGCTGGCAGCGGCGAGTGATGTGGTGGTGTCGGTGGTGGTCAACGCGGCGCAGACCGAGAGCGTGCTGTTCGGCGACGAGGGCCAAGGCGGCGCAGCAGCGGCCATGCGCCCCGGCAGCACCTTTGTGATGTGCTCCACCGTGGACCCCAACTGGTCTGTGGCACTGGAAGCCCGTCTCAACGCCCTGGGCCTGCACTATGTGGACGCCCCCATCTCCGGCGGCGCAGCCAAGGCCGCATCGGGCCAGATGACCATGATGACCTCGGCCAAGCCCGAGGCCTATGCCGCAGCCAACGCCGTGCTCGATGGCATGGCCGGCAAGGTGTACCGCCTGGGGGACAAGGCGGGCGCGGGCAGCAAGGTCAAGATCATCAACCAACTGCTGGCTGGTGTGCACATTGCCGTGGCCGCCGAAGCCATGGCCCTGGGCCTGCGCGAAGGCGTGGAAGCCAGCGCCTTGTATGAAGTGATCACGAACAGCGCAGGCAACAGCTGGATGTTTGAAAACCGCATGGCCCATGTGCTGGCGGGCGACTACACGCCGCTGTCGGCCGTCGATATTTTCGTGAAGGACCTCGGCCTGGTGCTGGACACCGCACGCGCCAGCAAATTTCCCCTGCCACTGGCCGCCACCGCGCACCAGATGTTCATGCAGGCATCGACCGCAGGCTTTGCCAAGGAAGATGACAGTGCCGTGATCAAGATCTTCCCTGGCATCACGTTGCCAAATAGCGAAGGTCCAGGGAAGGACAAGGCATGA
- the otnK gene encoding 3-oxo-tetronate kinase: protein MTHARALLGCIADDFTGATDLANNLVRAGMRVVQAMGVPTAPLDTEADAIVVALKSRTIPKGDAIAQSLAALQWLKAQGAEQIYFKYCSTFDSTAEGNIGPVTDALMQALGTDFTIATAAFPDNKRTVFKGYLFVGDVLLNESGMQNHPLTPMTDPNLVRVLQAQTPSRVGLIDHSVVAQGEAAIRARIDQLKAEGVRMAVVDAVSNADLLRLGPALKGMPLVTAGSGVAIGLPGNFGVAPSNEAARLPAAQGLQAIVSGSCSVATNQQVMDFIKAGQPALAIDPLRIAAGVDVAAEALAWAEGHIGQGPVLVYSTAEPSAVRAIQGKLGSEKAGAMVEETIAAIARGLVQRGVRQLIVAGGETSGACVQALGITQMRIGAQIDPGVPWCHAVAPDAKDGLHITLKSGNFGSTDFFTKAFAQLLA from the coding sequence ATGACACACGCACGTGCACTGCTGGGCTGCATTGCCGACGACTTCACCGGCGCGACCGACCTGGCCAACAACTTGGTGCGCGCCGGCATGCGCGTGGTGCAGGCCATGGGCGTGCCCACGGCACCTTTGGATACCGAGGCCGATGCCATCGTGGTTGCGCTCAAGTCGCGCACCATTCCCAAGGGCGATGCCATCGCCCAGTCACTGGCTGCGCTGCAATGGCTGAAAGCGCAAGGTGCCGAGCAGATCTACTTCAAATACTGCTCCACCTTTGACAGCACGGCCGAAGGCAACATCGGACCCGTGACCGATGCACTGATGCAGGCCCTGGGCACCGACTTCACCATCGCCACGGCCGCCTTCCCCGACAACAAGCGCACCGTGTTCAAGGGCTACCTGTTTGTGGGCGACGTGTTGCTGAACGAGAGCGGCATGCAGAACCACCCGCTCACGCCCATGACCGACCCCAACCTGGTGCGCGTGCTGCAGGCGCAAACACCCAGCCGCGTGGGCCTGATCGACCACAGCGTGGTCGCACAGGGCGAGGCAGCTATCCGCGCACGCATCGATCAACTGAAGGCCGAGGGCGTGCGCATGGCCGTGGTCGATGCGGTGTCGAACGCCGACCTGCTGCGCCTGGGCCCTGCGCTCAAGGGCATGCCGCTGGTGACAGCCGGCTCTGGCGTGGCCATTGGCCTGCCGGGCAACTTTGGCGTGGCCCCCAGCAACGAGGCCGCCCGCCTGCCCGCTGCACAAGGGCTTCAGGCCATCGTTTCGGGCAGCTGCTCGGTGGCGACCAACCAGCAGGTGATGGATTTCATCAAGGCAGGCCAACCCGCCCTCGCCATCGACCCGCTGCGCATTGCTGCAGGGGTGGACGTGGCCGCCGAAGCTCTGGCCTGGGCCGAAGGCCACATCGGCCAAGGCCCGGTGCTGGTGTATTCCACCGCCGAGCCCTCGGCCGTGCGTGCCATTCAGGGCAAGCTGGGTTCTGAAAAGGCCGGAGCCATGGTGGAAGAAACCATTGCTGCCATTGCACGCGGCCTGGTGCAGCGCGGTGTGCGCCAGCTCATCGTGGCGGGCGGCGAAACCTCCGGTGCCTGCGTGCAGGCCCTGGGCATCACGCAAATGCGCATTGGCGCGCAGATTGACCCCGGCGTGCCGTGGTGCCATGCCGTGGCGCCCGACGCCAAGGACGGGCTGCACATCACGCTGAAGTCGGGCAATTTCGGTAGCACCGACTTCTTCACCAAGGCTTTTGCACAATTGCTGGCATGA
- a CDS encoding aldolase, whose translation MDEPQARDEICRVGRSLFERGYVHATAGNISVRLADGYLITPTDACLGTLQPERLARLDAQGQQVAGDRASKTIALHRQIYEASASTAAPARCVIHTHSTHLVGCSLQADTAAGGQLAPDAQLLPPITPYFVMKVGRVPHIPYHRPGDAAAAALVEQTITRYAAQGSPVRAVMLARLGPNVWHDTPAAAMAVLEELEETARLWMLCQPRPTPLTEPQIEELRQSFGAHW comes from the coding sequence ATGGATGAGCCCCAAGCCCGCGACGAAATATGCCGCGTGGGCCGCAGCCTGTTTGAGCGGGGCTATGTGCACGCCACCGCCGGCAACATCAGCGTGCGCCTGGCCGACGGCTACCTCATCACCCCCACCGATGCCTGCCTGGGCACGCTGCAGCCCGAGCGGCTGGCGCGCCTGGACGCACAGGGCCAGCAGGTGGCGGGCGACCGGGCCAGCAAGACCATTGCGCTGCACCGGCAGATTTACGAGGCGTCGGCATCGACAGCAGCCCCCGCGCGCTGCGTGATCCACACGCACAGCACGCACCTGGTGGGCTGCTCGCTGCAAGCCGACACCGCTGCAGGTGGGCAACTGGCGCCCGATGCGCAATTGCTGCCCCCCATCACGCCCTACTTTGTCATGAAGGTGGGCCGCGTGCCGCACATCCCTTACCACCGCCCTGGTGATGCCGCCGCAGCAGCGCTGGTGGAGCAGACCATCACCCGCTATGCAGCCCAGGGCAGCCCTGTGCGCGCCGTGATGCTGGCGCGCCTGGGGCCCAACGTGTGGCACGACACGCCCGCCGCCGCCATGGCCGTGCTGGAAGAGCTAGAGGAAACCGCACGCCTGTGGATGCTGTGCCAGCCCCGCCCCACGCCGCTGACCGAGCCCCAGATCGAGGAGCTACGCCAGAGCTTTGGCGCCCACTGGTAA
- a CDS encoding alpha/beta fold hydrolase, whose product MTLSFWRKAFAPMLLGVLATGGASAADYPDPKHGEWVVKDFRFHTGQTLPELKLAYSTVGEPTGEPVLVLHGTNGSAESMLTSGFAGTLFGPGQPLDARKYFIILPDAIGTGRSSKPSDGLRAAFPAYNYDDMVQAQYRLLTEHLGVRHVRAIIGNSMGGMHTWVWAQRHPDFMDVAVPMASLPAAMSGRNWMMRRLLVDAIRNDPEWQGGNYTRQPRSLQFASVFFGTGTNGGNQGLQKLAPNRAAADALVEQRLKAPFRGDANDHIYQWEASRDYGPEPGLERITARVLAINSADDERNPPELGVLDKAIARIPHAQAYVIPASADTLGHSTVGLARFYQDRLAQVLTSAPRR is encoded by the coding sequence ATGACCCTTTCTTTCTGGCGCAAAGCCTTCGCCCCCATGCTGCTGGGTGTGCTGGCCACAGGCGGTGCATCGGCTGCGGACTACCCCGACCCCAAGCACGGCGAGTGGGTCGTCAAGGATTTCCGCTTCCACACCGGCCAGACCTTGCCCGAACTCAAGCTGGCCTACTCCACCGTGGGCGAGCCCACAGGCGAGCCGGTGCTGGTGCTGCATGGCACCAATGGCTCGGCAGAGAGCATGCTCACGTCCGGCTTTGCAGGCACGCTGTTTGGCCCCGGCCAGCCGCTGGATGCGCGCAAGTACTTCATCATCCTGCCGGACGCCATCGGCACCGGCCGCTCCAGCAAGCCATCGGACGGCCTGCGCGCCGCCTTTCCAGCCTACAACTACGACGACATGGTGCAGGCTCAGTACCGCCTGCTGACAGAGCACCTGGGCGTGCGCCATGTGCGAGCCATCATCGGCAACTCCATGGGCGGCATGCACACCTGGGTGTGGGCCCAGCGCCACCCCGATTTCATGGACGTTGCCGTGCCCATGGCCTCGCTGCCCGCCGCCATGTCGGGCCGCAACTGGATGATGCGCCGCCTGCTGGTCGATGCCATCCGCAACGACCCCGAATGGCAGGGCGGCAACTACACCCGCCAGCCCCGCAGCCTGCAGTTTGCGTCGGTGTTTTTTGGCACGGGCACGAACGGGGGCAATCAAGGCTTGCAAAAGCTGGCCCCCAACCGCGCTGCGGCCGATGCGCTGGTGGAGCAACGCCTCAAGGCCCCTTTCCGTGGCGATGCCAACGACCACATCTACCAGTGGGAAGCCTCGCGCGACTACGGCCCCGAGCCCGGGCTGGAACGCATCACCGCGCGCGTGCTGGCCATCAACTCGGCAGACGATGAGCGCAACCCACCCGAGCTGGGTGTGCTGGACAAAGCCATCGCCCGCATCCCGCACGCCCAGGCCTACGTGATCCCTGCCAGCGCCGACACCCTCGGCCACAGCACGGTGGGCCTGGCGCGCTTTTACCAAGACCGGCTGGCGCAGGTGCTCACCAGTGCACCGCGCCGCTGA
- the otnI gene encoding 2-oxo-tetronate isomerase: MPRFAANLSMLYNDVDFLDRFAAAARDGFQAVEYLFPYAYSAQELAARLQANGLQQVLFNAPPGNWDAGERGLACLPGREAEFREGIAKAVEYAQALQCPRIHVMAGLVPQGADAATVRATYIANVRYAAAQAAPHGIQILLEPINGRDMPGFFLSRQDQAHTLIAEIGAANVKVQMDLYHCQIVEGDLAMKVRQYLPTGNVGHFQIAGVPERHEPDVGEINYTYLFKLLDSLGYDGWIGCEYRPARGAAAHATSDGLGWLKPWL, from the coding sequence ATGCCCCGCTTCGCTGCCAATCTGTCCATGCTCTACAACGACGTGGACTTTCTCGACCGTTTTGCCGCCGCTGCCCGCGATGGCTTCCAGGCGGTGGAGTACCTGTTTCCCTACGCCTACTCTGCGCAAGAACTGGCCGCGCGCCTGCAAGCCAACGGCCTGCAGCAAGTGCTGTTCAACGCCCCGCCCGGCAACTGGGACGCGGGCGAGCGTGGGCTGGCCTGCCTGCCGGGGCGCGAGGCCGAGTTCCGCGAAGGCATTGCCAAGGCGGTTGAATACGCCCAGGCGCTGCAGTGCCCCCGCATCCACGTGATGGCCGGGCTGGTGCCCCAGGGTGCAGACGCAGCCACCGTGCGCGCCACCTACATCGCCAACGTGCGCTACGCCGCCGCGCAGGCTGCGCCCCACGGCATCCAGATCCTGCTGGAGCCCATCAATGGCCGCGACATGCCCGGCTTCTTCCTGAGCCGCCAGGACCAGGCCCACACGCTGATCGCCGAGATCGGCGCCGCCAACGTGAAGGTGCAGATGGACCTGTACCACTGCCAGATCGTGGAAGGCGACCTGGCCATGAAGGTGCGCCAGTACCTGCCCACCGGCAACGTCGGCCACTTCCAGATTGCCGGTGTGCCCGAGCGCCACGAACCCGATGTGGGCGAGATCAATTACACCTACCTGTTCAAGCTGCTGGACAGCCTGGGCTACGACGGCTGGATTGGCTGCGAATACCGCCCCGCGCGCGGCGCAGCAGCCCACGCCACCAGCGACGGGCTGGGCTGGCTCAAGCCCTGGCTGTAA
- a CDS encoding urease accessory protein UreD — protein MPWHARLQLNYTLENARTVARFEHHGPLRILQSLYPEGDSVCHNVLVHPPGGLVGGDTLEIAATVGTGAHGLVTTPGATRFYRSAGELALQRTHLTLAENARLEWLPLEALCYNACHARNHLTLSLAAGAECMGWDVTALGLPHANQPFEMGDFEQHIEVPGVWLERGTINAADHQLLYSPLGLAGQRCLGSLFFVTGTPLDRARRDTALDAARAVVDAHSLKATAGATSPNPQVVVLRVLAPQVEPAMQLLKQVRSAWRKALWQLDAVPPRIWAM, from the coding sequence ATGCCCTGGCACGCGCGCCTGCAACTGAACTACACCCTCGAAAACGCCCGGACCGTGGCGCGGTTTGAGCACCACGGGCCGCTGCGCATTCTGCAAAGCCTGTACCCCGAAGGCGACAGCGTTTGCCACAACGTGCTGGTGCACCCGCCGGGCGGTTTGGTGGGCGGCGACACGCTGGAGATTGCCGCCACCGTGGGCACGGGGGCGCACGGGCTGGTCACCACACCGGGGGCCACGCGGTTTTACCGATCGGCTGGCGAGCTGGCGCTGCAGCGCACCCACCTCACCCTGGCTGAGAACGCGCGCCTGGAATGGCTGCCGCTGGAGGCGCTTTGCTACAACGCCTGCCACGCCCGCAACCACCTGACACTGTCTCTGGCGGCAGGCGCCGAATGCATGGGCTGGGACGTCACCGCACTGGGCCTGCCCCACGCCAACCAGCCCTTTGAAATGGGCGATTTCGAACAGCACATCGAAGTGCCCGGCGTGTGGCTGGAGCGCGGCACCATCAACGCAGCAGACCACCAGCTGCTGTACAGCCCCCTGGGCCTGGCCGGGCAGCGCTGTCTGGGCAGTTTGTTCTTTGTCACAGGCACGCCCCTGGACAGAGCCCGGCGCGATACCGCGCTGGATGCCGCCCGGGCTGTGGTGGATGCGCACTCGCTCAAGGCCACGGCGGGCGCCACCAGCCCCAACCCGCAGGTGGTGGTGTTGCGCGTGCTGGCGCCCCAGGTGGAGCCTGCCATGCAGTTGCTCAAGCAAGTGCGCAGCGCCTGGCGCAAAGCCCTGTGGCAGCTCGATGCCGTGCCACCCCGCATCTGGGCGATGTAG
- a CDS encoding porin produces MQRQTSFLPRHTTDARQARRQALRSRASWARAVGMATLATASLAAQAQSTGTSSVTLYGIVDASVGRFNGSAAGINAQNTAVSKVESGSMSTSRWGLRGNEDLGGGLSASFEMSSFVRNDTGAVGRNDAIGAPVNVAADPFFSRMAWVALAHKDLGRLRLGNVTTLMFANSIGSNAFGDGTIFGPLNLVTFVGSPLTGGTAWTNSVVYDSPNIAGFTGAAAYAASEAQGGGNRALRMAYANGPLATSLAWQSVKKNPLTFADGTSPNNTRSWQWAGSYDFKAVKLWAHLGRIENKGTEATPLDVSYKVWDLSATVPVGAGNILAGYASRRTSDAVGPVPATAAGGNVQRKVFTVGYDYWLSKRTDLYAMVMRDSTRTNTVGSGLLNASGTSFAVGMRHAF; encoded by the coding sequence ATGCAGAGACAAACCTCATTCCTTCCCCGTCACACCACCGACGCCCGTCAAGCCCGACGCCAGGCGCTGCGCTCCCGCGCATCGTGGGCGCGTGCTGTTGGCATGGCCACTTTGGCCACGGCTTCGTTGGCCGCGCAAGCCCAAAGCACCGGCACCTCCAGCGTCACCCTCTACGGGATCGTGGACGCCTCGGTGGGTCGATTCAACGGCTCAGCGGCTGGCATCAATGCGCAAAACACTGCCGTAAGCAAAGTGGAGAGCGGCAGCATGTCCACCAGCCGCTGGGGCCTGCGGGGCAATGAGGACCTGGGTGGCGGCTTGTCAGCGAGCTTCGAGATGTCGTCTTTTGTGCGCAACGACACTGGCGCCGTGGGCCGCAACGATGCCATTGGCGCCCCCGTCAATGTGGCGGCAGACCCCTTCTTCTCGCGCATGGCCTGGGTGGCGTTGGCCCACAAGGACCTGGGGCGCCTGCGCCTGGGCAACGTCACCACGCTGATGTTCGCCAACAGCATCGGCTCGAACGCCTTTGGCGACGGCACCATCTTCGGCCCGCTGAACCTGGTGACTTTTGTGGGCAGCCCCCTCACCGGCGGCACGGCCTGGACCAACTCGGTGGTGTACGACAGCCCCAACATCGCAGGCTTCACCGGCGCTGCGGCCTACGCTGCATCAGAAGCCCAGGGCGGCGGCAACCGGGCCCTGCGGATGGCCTATGCCAACGGCCCCCTGGCCACCTCGCTAGCCTGGCAAAGCGTGAAGAAAAACCCGCTGACGTTTGCCGACGGCACGTCGCCCAACAACACCCGCTCGTGGCAATGGGCGGGCTCCTACGACTTCAAGGCCGTCAAGCTGTGGGCGCACCTGGGCCGCATTGAAAACAAGGGCACCGAAGCCACCCCTCTGGATGTGTCCTACAAAGTGTGGGACCTGAGCGCCACGGTGCCTGTGGGCGCAGGCAACATCCTGGCTGGCTACGCATCACGCCGCACCAGCGACGCCGTGGGCCCCGTGCCCGCTACTGCAGCTGGCGGCAATGTGCAGCGCAAGGTGTTTACCGTGGGCTATGACTACTGGTTGTCCAAGCGCACTGACCTGTACGCCATGGTCATGCGCGACAGCACCCGCACCAACACCGTGGGCAGCGGCTTGCTCAACGCCAGTGGCACCAGCTTTGCGGTAGGCATGCGGCACGCGTTCTGA
- a CDS encoding GAF domain-containing protein yields the protein MFLDYNPDDLDVTISELLVATSDSADPDLPAAVPQVLQLLRTRLGMDVAFVSQITDGRRIIKAVDSAPDCSLLEPGMSDPVEESWCQRVVEGRLPEVMQDAKPYVASGKAPDPGFPIGTHLSTPVRLAGGAVYGTLCCFSRGVHAGADIDRLRYTASLLATKLAPASAVANR from the coding sequence ATGTTTCTGGACTACAACCCCGACGATCTTGACGTCACTATTTCTGAACTGCTGGTGGCCACTAGCGACTCTGCGGATCCGGACCTCCCGGCCGCAGTGCCGCAGGTGTTGCAGTTGCTGCGCACCCGCTTGGGCATGGATGTGGCGTTCGTCTCGCAGATCACCGATGGCCGCCGCATCATTAAGGCCGTGGACAGCGCCCCCGACTGCTCACTGCTGGAGCCGGGCATGTCTGACCCTGTAGAGGAAAGCTGGTGCCAGCGGGTGGTGGAAGGGCGATTGCCGGAGGTGATGCAGGATGCGAAGCCCTATGTGGCATCTGGCAAAGCCCCGGATCCCGGATTTCCCATCGGCACCCACTTGAGCACGCCAGTGCGCCTTGCCGGTGGCGCGGTGTATGGCACGTTGTGCTGCTTCAGCCGGGGTGTGCACGCCGGGGCAGACATTGACCGGCTGCGCTACACGGCCAGCTTGCTGGCCACCAAGTTGGCGCCTGCCTCGGCTGTGGCCAACCGTTGA
- the alaC gene encoding alanine transaminase, with translation MSASQGKRRFARIDRLPPYVFNITAELKLAARRRGEDIIDMSMGNPDGATPPHIVAKLTEVAQRPDTHGYSASKGIPRLRRAISHWYKDRYAVDINPDTEAIVTIGSKEGLAHLMLATLDRGDTVLVPDPSYPIHIYGAVIAGADIRSVPVAPDVDFFAELEKAIRGSYPKPKMMIFGFPSNPTAQCVELSFFERVIALAKKHDILVVHDLAYADIVYDGYRAPSIMEVPGAKDVAVEFFTLSKSYNMAGWRVGFMVGNPDLVAALARIKSYHDYGTFTPLQVAAIAALEGDQQCVKEIAAQYQRRRDVLYKGLTESGWAVDCPKASMYIWARIPEPYRALGSLEFARQLLDKAKVCVSPGIGFGDQGDEYVRFALIENEARIRQAVRGIRAMFKADGLLKVPAATAA, from the coding sequence ATGTCTGCTTCTCAAGGCAAGCGCCGCTTTGCGCGCATTGATCGCCTCCCTCCTTACGTCTTCAACATCACGGCCGAGCTCAAACTCGCCGCCCGCCGCCGGGGCGAAGACATCATCGACATGAGCATGGGCAACCCCGATGGGGCCACGCCACCGCACATCGTCGCCAAGCTCACCGAAGTGGCCCAGCGGCCCGACACCCACGGCTACAGCGCCAGCAAGGGCATCCCGCGCCTGCGCCGCGCCATCAGCCACTGGTACAAAGACCGCTACGCGGTGGACATCAACCCCGACACCGAGGCCATCGTCACCATCGGCTCCAAGGAGGGCCTGGCCCACCTCATGCTGGCGACGCTGGACCGGGGCGACACCGTGCTGGTGCCCGACCCGAGCTATCCCATCCACATCTACGGCGCGGTGATTGCCGGGGCCGACATCCGCAGCGTGCCCGTGGCACCGGATGTGGACTTTTTTGCCGAGCTGGAAAAGGCCATTCGCGGCAGCTACCCCAAGCCCAAGATGATGATCTTTGGCTTTCCCAGCAACCCCACCGCGCAGTGCGTGGAGCTAAGTTTCTTCGAGCGCGTGATCGCCCTGGCCAAGAAGCACGACATCCTGGTGGTGCACGACCTGGCGTACGCCGACATCGTCTACGACGGCTACCGCGCCCCCAGCATCATGGAAGTGCCCGGAGCCAAGGACGTGGCGGTGGAGTTCTTCACCCTCTCCAAAAGCTACAACATGGCCGGCTGGCGCGTGGGTTTCATGGTCGGCAATCCTGATCTGGTGGCCGCGCTCGCGCGCATCAAGAGCTACCACGACTACGGCACCTTCACGCCTTTGCAGGTGGCAGCCATCGCCGCGCTGGAGGGAGACCAGCAGTGCGTGAAAGAGATTGCCGCCCAGTACCAGCGCCGCCGTGACGTGCTCTACAAGGGGCTCACCGAATCCGGCTGGGCTGTGGATTGCCCCAAGGCCAGTATGTACATCTGGGCCCGCATCCCTGAGCCTTACCGTGCGCTGGGCTCGCTGGAGTTTGCGCGGCAACTGCTGGACAAGGCCAAGGTGTGCGTGTCGCCGGGCATCGGGTTCGGCGACCAGGGTGACGAGTACGTGCGCTTCGCCCTCATCGAGAACGAGGCCCGCATCCGCCAGGCGGTGCGTGGCATACGGGCCATGTTCAAAGCCGATGGGCTGTTGAAGGTTCCCGCAGCGACTGCAGCCTGA
- a CDS encoding MFS transporter: MTAPLPSTSLASTPTDDRTLVRAVLALGVGGFSIGTGEFVIMGLLPEVARDIGVSIPQAGHVISAYALGVVVGAPVLAVLCAHWGRRALLMALMAVYALGNFASALAPGYASLSAMRLFTGLPHGTYFGVAALVAAALAPPGRRARAVGWVMLGLTTATLVGVPIAAALGEVFGWRAAFVFVGLIALAAVAMVRLWVPNMPASHGASPLRELGALARKQVWFTLGIGAIGFGGMFAVFSYIKPTLLEVAGMPPALMPFVLSLFGLGMVAGNIVGSRMADKALMPAIGKVLLWSIVVMALFVPAAHHPISAALATFFLGTVVAIGPALQIRLMDVAGDAQTLAAALNHSAFNAANALGAWLGGVSIAADMGWTSTGWVGVVLGLGGVGIFAWAMASERRAPRAIA, translated from the coding sequence ATGACCGCGCCTTTGCCCTCAACGTCTCTCGCATCCACCCCGACCGATGACCGCACCCTGGTGCGTGCCGTGCTGGCCCTGGGGGTAGGGGGCTTCTCCATTGGCACGGGTGAGTTCGTCATCATGGGTCTGCTGCCTGAGGTGGCGCGCGACATCGGTGTCAGCATCCCGCAGGCGGGCCACGTGATCAGCGCTTACGCGCTGGGTGTGGTGGTGGGTGCACCAGTGCTGGCGGTGCTGTGTGCCCACTGGGGGCGGCGGGCGTTGCTGATGGCATTGATGGCGGTGTACGCCTTGGGCAACTTCGCATCGGCCCTGGCGCCCGGTTACGCATCGCTCAGCGCCATGCGCTTGTTCACCGGCCTGCCCCATGGCACCTACTTTGGCGTGGCCGCGTTGGTGGCCGCGGCCCTGGCGCCCCCAGGGCGCCGTGCGCGGGCCGTGGGCTGGGTCATGCTAGGGCTCACCACCGCAACGCTGGTGGGCGTGCCCATCGCTGCGGCGCTGGGTGAGGTGTTTGGTTGGCGCGCCGCGTTTGTCTTCGTTGGTTTGATTGCGTTGGCCGCCGTCGCCATGGTGCGCCTGTGGGTGCCCAACATGCCCGCATCGCACGGCGCCAGCCCGCTGCGCGAGTTGGGCGCGCTGGCGCGCAAGCAGGTGTGGTTCACGCTGGGCATTGGCGCCATTGGCTTTGGTGGCATGTTTGCGGTGTTCAGCTACATCAAGCCCACGCTGCTGGAGGTGGCGGGCATGCCACCGGCGTTGATGCCCTTCGTGCTCTCGCTGTTCGGCCTGGGCATGGTGGCGGGCAACATTGTCGGCTCGCGCATGGCCGACAAGGCGTTGATGCCCGCCATCGGCAAGGTGCTGCTGTGGTCCATCGTGGTCATGGCGCTCTTCGTGCCTGCCGCGCACCACCCCATCAGCGCGGCGCTGGCCACCTTCTTCTTGGGCACGGTGGTCGCTATTGGCCCTGCATTGCAGATCCGCCTGATGGATGTGGCTGGCGACGCGCAGACCTTGGCCGCTGCACTCAACCACTCGGCCTTCAATGCAGCCAATGCGCTGGGTGCCTGGCTTGGCGGCGTGTCCATCGCGGCAGACATGGGCTGGACGTCCACCGGCTGGGTGGGCGTGGTGCTGGGCCTGGGCGGCGTTGGGATCTTTGCGTGGGCTATGGCGAGTGAGCGGCGTGCCCCACGCGCCATAGCCTGA
- a CDS encoding haloacid dehalogenase type II — MTKAPSTADTLADTVQVLAFDIFGTVVDWHGSIVREMQTQHPSVDGDAFARALRAGYQPAMARVMAGEQGWTLIDDLHRGILEEILPRFGLAHLSEAERHHLNRVWHRLDAWADSVEGLQRLKTRFTITTLSNGNIGLLTNMAKRAGLPWDCVLSAEVFKAYKPAPATYLGVAKVFDLAPQQVALVAAHHDDLAAARACGLRTVYIERPLEFGAQHIKDVTPQPGNDLHCANLVALAQALGC, encoded by the coding sequence ATGACGAAAGCCCCCAGCACAGCCGACACCCTTGCCGACACCGTACAGGTGCTGGCTTTCGACATCTTTGGCACGGTGGTGGATTGGCACGGCAGCATCGTGCGCGAGATGCAGACACAGCACCCAAGCGTGGACGGCGATGCCTTTGCTCGGGCCTTGCGCGCTGGCTACCAGCCGGCCATGGCCCGGGTGATGGCGGGTGAGCAAGGCTGGACGCTGATCGACGACCTGCACCGGGGCATCCTGGAAGAGATTCTTCCGCGCTTTGGTCTGGCGCACCTGTCCGAAGCCGAGCGGCACCACCTCAACCGGGTGTGGCACCGCCTGGATGCCTGGGCCGACAGTGTGGAAGGCCTGCAGCGGCTCAAGACCCGGTTCACCATCACCACACTCTCCAACGGCAATATCGGCCTGCTGACCAACATGGCCAAACGCGCAGGCCTGCCGTGGGATTGCGTGTTGAGTGCGGAGGTCTTCAAAGCCTACAAGCCCGCGCCTGCCACCTACCTGGGGGTGGCCAAGGTGTTTGACCTTGCCCCGCAACAGGTGGCGCTGGTGGCGGCCCACCATGACGATTTGGCCGCAGCGCGTGCTTGCGGCTTGCGTACGGTCTACATCGAGCGGCCCCTGGAGTTTGGTGCCCAGCACATCAAAGACGTGACACCGCAGCCCGGCAACGACCTGCATTGCGCCAATCTGGTTGCCTTGGCACAGGCGCTGGGCTGCTAG